GGACAATAGGCTTACAAGTACCAATGTCCATATTTGACATAGAGCTTATATATTGCAACAGCACCAGCAGGATATAAAGAACTCCTTGCCAGGATGTGCAGCACCAAGGCTGAGGAGATAGTTGTGTAAAGGCAATGTTTTGGAGGAAGCAAACATATACCTGAGCAAACCTGGCCAACCTTGTCTTTTCTGCACCCCAGGCACTCTCTGATCCATGAAGCCTGTGCAGTAGTGCATCCCTGCATGGTGATGTGCCTgcttggaaagaaaggaaaaggaaagtggaTTTGGGAGGATGTAGTGACATAAGGGATGTGCTGTCCCTGGGttttatctgaaataaatttGCTGTCTCTGAGCCCTGCTGGAAGCTGGATTACAGATGTAAAACTACCACTATCCAGTGGCGTCATGTGCAGTGGAGTGTCTTAAGTATTTCCCTGACAGTCTTTAGCTTTCTATTGATGCAGTTTGGTGGGTAGAGAAAGAATAATTTAGACCTTTGTTGTGATAGAGGAGATGCAATCACTGCAAATGATTCATTCGTTCCCTGGGGTTTAAACCAGTTTCCCTGGGATGAGGAAGGAGCCCTGCTGCTACATTTCCTGTTGCTCAAGGAGCTACGTATCATACTTGCTCTGTCTTTGCTGTGAAGCACGATGTGTGGGCCATGGCTGGAGGTGGGATTCAAGACCAACTGATCAATAATCTCATCCAGGGCAACTCATCCAGGACAGCCTGTGTGTACAATTAAGGTGTCCCAGAGCACGAGCCCCTTTGCCCCCTTAGAATTAGTGAGTCTGGCTCCATGTGCTCGTTTACCTGATGCTGCCCCCACTAAAACCCCTGTTTATGCTCATTGTCCTCATGTGACAGTTTACTGCAATAGGGATAACTGGGCTGGGTGTGTGACACTGCCTGTTGCCTTTAATCGCAGCACCATGCATCCCCCAGGATTTCCTTCCtgcatcttctcttttccagcatGTCTTGCTTTTGTTGCCAGAGGTACAGTTTCCCTTAAAGAAGACCTAGTGTATTTAGagtgctgggcagaagcagagtttCCAGTTTTAGAGTCTAGATTCACTGTGTGATAAATTGGTAAATCTCCAGTGCTCTGTCTGCACAGAATTTGCATCGGAAGAACTATGGGAATACTAACAAAAAGGCTGCTCAGATCACTGTAAGGACAACCTGTGGCTCTTATTTCACCTACCCTCCCTTTTCAGTAATGAGTGATCTCTAAAGTGACTGTCAAGCCAGAAATGCTGCTCAAAGATACCTTCTTGCCTACATGGCTAACGCTGTGTCACAGTCATAGAGACTGACTAAAGACTCACTTCTGTGTCTCTGATGCACTTTGTCTCATTTTAGTTCAGGACAGGAACCACTTCATGTCCTGTTTGTGCAGCAGACAGCCAGAATAGTGTTTGGGTCATAGTACTGAAGAAGAAACACACAAGATGTAATGTCCTGTataagaaaaatctttaaaatgtcaTGTAATTAAATCTGAGTGGGATTTTGCAAAGAAATGTGGGACTGTTTATGAGCAGCTTGGAAATTTGGAAGTTATCTTAAGAATATCAAAACCCAGGTCTGAATAGCCTGCAGGATAGAGGCTGTCCTTAAGAACTGAGTCCTGGGGTGTCCTCGgagggacagggcagggatTAATGGTCATTTAGTGAAACGAAGCAGAGCTGAGAATGACAAATACTCTTCATTGCTTGGTAGCATAATCAATGGAGCTGTAactggtggggttttgggggcGATGGGAACCTTTGGCTACAGGCTTTCTGGACGCCATAGGGCTGTATCCTATGATAAGGCTAAGCCAAGTGATCTCCTTTTGTGGTGTGACCCTACTAGAAACACTTTCTCTTGCAGGCTGAAGTTCATATTTGGCCCATGTGCTGTCCCAGCTTTGGATCTGGTGGATCAGCGTTCTGTCACCCGTGTCACATCCCCCAGTGGAAGGACTGCATACCAGGTACATGCTCCTCTTCAGTCTCACTTTCTGATGGCTTACAGTTGACATATGAGCCAATATTTTGCTAACTTGCAGTATGTGGAAGAGCACTTGGATAAACACAGAGAGAATATCAGTGTTTTACAAACTCCTGAAGTGATACTGGAAAGCATTAGCCATGAATTAGAACAGCCTTGTACATTACCATTTTCTTTGTGGCTCCCAGCCAGTCAAAGATAATTTTTTACATGTTTGTGGGTTTCATGGTCAGAGGAAGTTTTCCAGGAATTGCTAATTTTGCTTTATTACTTCCATCCCACCCAGCAAAGGCAGTCCTTCCTCTTGACAAACTACGCAATGGAGTGTTATCTGCCatcactgcatttctttccctgttGCACTCCAGATCCACAGTGTCCTGAACATTCTTGACCTCTGCTTGACAACAGGATCCTTGCTGCCTTGGAGGAAGCAGTGTAGGCCAAATCCGTGGGTTTCATACTAATTCACTGTTGCCAAGTCtgtgaatcacagaaacatcttCATAAAATGGCATTTTAGGGAGAAGAGCTCACTTTAGCCCTAAAGATCAAACTTCTTACAGCACAGGACTGGAGATGGAGCTGAGGCTCATTAGGTGAGGAGAGAAGCCATTGATACTTCTTTCTGACTTTTCTGTTGTATGCACAATTTCTTGCTCTACTATGCCTCAGCACCAgtgagcagccacagcaggtcAGAATCAGAGAGACACTGTGTGCTGTGCCCTAGCTAAAGCAGTGGGATCCTCTGCTTATAAGATTTTGGTGAAGAAGCACCCAATTCCTACTATTTAGCACTACTAACCCCCTCAGACAGCACAACCCCCTCCACTACTGAACCTGGTGCTGTGCTTTTTCCACACACCAGTGATCTCTTTGTTCAGTGTTGTAGCAGTGAAGAGGAATATTTCCAAATATCCTCCCTGCAAAGggccttccctccttccctggagGTGCTGAGATGCTTTGGTGTCATCTAGGGTAAAAGAAGAGCTGTAAAGCCAGGCCTGGGTAATGACACAAACATTTTTCACATGATCAGAGCTTGCATTGCTTGATTTGTACATAGAGCCTTTATCACTTCTGGGGCTTTGGAGAGGACGTTGGCCCCTCCAGAGAGGCATGATTCATAAACATACAGGGCCCAAGAACACAGCCTTTGATTTTAGTTGAGGGCTTGCCTGTGGGTGTTTGGTAAAGCTCTGCTGCCAGGACCCTGAGATAGCAGCTGCCTCATAATTCAGTGCTTAAAGGCCTTTCCTTTTTTACTGTTGCTCAGCTCAATATGCCAATGGGCAGAAAATAGTCACATTCTCTTTGCAGAGCATTGCAGGCTGGAATACACAGCCTTCACTTAGCACCCTTTTGTGTGAAGGACGACAGGGACTGCTTAGAGCCTCTGATCTTTCCAGGGAGCCTAAATGTGTGCTCACATGTTTACAGCATTTTGCAGTATGGCAAAGTTGTCTGCATCTGAAGAGGCTTAATATACATCTCCTAGATGTAGAAGCCTCATGAAACATGGAGGAGTTCAGAGAAGCATGCAAAGGGGTTTGATGTTCTGGATGCAGCCCTGACACCCTGTtctgggcagggcagggttGTTGCTGAACACACATGTGCTACAGCAGAGAAGGAACCCCTGGACAGGTAGGTCAGGGCTGATCACCAGGAGTTAATATAGGACAAGGTCAGCCTTGAGCCCACTTGGTAGCTGGTGGATATGATGTGAGCAGCCCCTCTGCATCACCCAGGGTCTGTGCCTGTGTCCTCCCAGATGACAGGCAGCCTACAGGAAGcagtccctgcctgcaggtgcATGGGTGCTTCCGAGCAGCATTCCTCTTTAGTGGAGCTTGATTTCTGATtaaggctctgctgctgagtTCATTAACAGAGGAATCTGAAGAGATATTTTCTCTGGGGATGTCAGGCTGGTCCCATTGCGAAATTCTTTCTCAGCACATCTGTCTGAGCTGCAGAAACAAAGAGCAGAGCCTCCCCTGAGGCCACAGGCTGGAGCAGTGACAGGAACACAATCTGGGGCTCTAGAAACTGAAACAATGAGTGGGATCCTGCACTGAAGAGTAGCTGGGTAGTGTCCCTGGCTCTTcattatgtgtgtgtgtgtggtgcagACATGTATCCCAGCTGTGTGCACTTCTCCCTCTGCAGGGAAGCATGCCCAGTGCAGTAGGGAGAGAGGGGCAGCCATAGCTGCCTGGACACACGCACAGTCATCCCTTTCACTCATTCCCCAGAAAGTGTTTGCAAATCTGCTGTTTGCGCCCAGGTGCGGTTCAGCTGGAATGTGAGGTGGTGCTCTCACTTGCAGCTGGATCTGGAGAACTCTTCTCGTTGGTGGCATGAGGCTGGTCCTACTGTGAAACCCCTTTGGGTTGTCATAGCCAAACCTGAGGTGTTGACACTTCACAGgttaaaatgctgtttgtgtTCCATATCATCCAGTACATCTTACATACTGCTTCATGGGAAGATGGCTCTGCTCAGACAGGCCCTAGGCCTGCAGTCTGTAGTGTAAGCAGCTCTTGCCCTCAGGAGCTGAGATGGGAGAAGAAAGAGCTATCAGTCAAATGAAACCTATGATTTGTCATTTAATGCTTGGGCATTAATGCCTTTGCTACGTAATAGAGTAGCGCCGATGAATACTGATGGGGTATTCAAGTGCTGATGTTAGCTCAGAGTTGTTAATCATCCTAGAAGGGGTTGTATGACACCTGCCCATGCTGCAGACTAAAGCCAACCCTTGTAACTCCAGGTTAGGGATAAATAATTCTTACCTGCTGCAGAGATGGTGGATGTGGCTGATGGTGGAGCTGTCAAGTGTCAAGTggtgagcaggcagcagctcacCTATTAGCTATGCCTGAGCTGCAGAAATACTGTGAGAAGGAAGCCAATTAGCAGGGGGAGAGGCAGTGCTTTAGCCCTCCTGCTAAGTGTCACTTGCACTGCTCACATCCTGCACTTTTATTGGGTTCTGCTgttttatgtctttttaaattaatttcctagAGCTGTATGGCAGCCTGCCCCACTGTGAAAGATTTCAGCACCAGGTCCTGGCACAGGCTGTAGTGCTGCCTAGCTCTGTGTACCACCTAGCAACTGCTGTCACAGCTGGCCTCTTGCATCCCCACACACTGGCAGGGGCACCACCACCAAGGTGATCTTTCCTCACTGTGCAGCCAGCAAGTGCCAGGcttggaaggagggaagggaaaggaaatctCACAGCATCTCAGGTCCGAGAGAGCACCCCTGTGTCTGGCTTGGCTGCAGCTGGCAGAAAGAGAGGCACCTTTTTCTCATGGTCTTTGGATTTTAGTCTGCCTTATTAAACAGAAGATGCATTCTTGCCATCTAGGTCAGGACGGGGGAACACTAAACTCAGGCCAAATCTGGCAGTATCTATGTCTTGCCCCACCTCCTCAaagcaaaacacttctgaagGAAAGGCACCATCGGAATCCTTCATCTTGGAAAAAACAATCAAAGGGcctagagaaaaacaaacttaTCACAAGTGAAACAAACTCAGCCTGGAGTATAAGGAGGGTGCAGAGTAAAGGGCAGACTGAAAACAAGATGGTTTATTCTGAAATGGGAATGTGAGTCTTGTGTCCTGATTCTGCTGGGAGTAAGGGGGATTAGGAGGCATaggtgctgctgtgggagagCTTAAACTTGTAAACGTTACCTGTCAGGCAACAAGGGCAGAGAGAGCTCCTGGGGACAGGGGAAGGCACCCTTTGCAAGTGCAGCTCTGGACCAGGATGGATGACATTACTCAGCAGGGACTTAGGAGTGCCAGGGGTGTCCTGGAGGGGAGCAGCATTCTGCAGAGCTCCCCTGTCTTTTCACTTCTTTGTGTTTATCTTTGGATGTAGGTGTATTTGCACCACAAACCCAATCAGAATCTAGAGCCTGGTGTGGGAGAGGAGTGTCTTGTGCCACCAGAGCCCAGGGTTTGTCTGCAGAGGAGGGCACTGCTGGTGATTACACCCATGTAAATCCCCATCATTTTCTGGAATATCCAGGAAGAGTTAGTGCTAGCTGTCAGGGCCACAGAGCGGACACAAAGCACTTGCTGTGGAGGATAAGAGACACATCGTGGCAAATACCCTGTGGTAATTGTATCTTAGCCATGGAGTGCGCTCAGTTTAGGCCTCAGAGCATTAGTGAAGTCTATGCTATTGAGTCAAGTTTCTGCTTGAAAGTCTGTGTGTTCTGCTCCTGCAGACCCTTCCGTTGCAGTAGGAGTGGGGAGAGCAGTTGGCTCTCAAAGTAGCTTTCTAAAAGCTATTTCTCAGTCTTGAGGaaaccaaaagagaaataatCCATGGGCTGGTTTTCCTGTATCACGCagtcagctccagcagctcacaGCTTGCCTGTCAGCCTCTCCATGCTGGAAGTGAATGCTTCCCACACCTGATATCCCACATCCTGTGCCCATGGTGCAGAGGGAATATGCCTCAGTACCAGCCTCACAGAGGAACAGCATGTGGGAAAAGGAGGCAGTGCTGTTCCCAAACCAGAGATGGAGCAGACACGCTTCTTCTCTGGAGACCTCAACTTTGTTTATTCAGGCAAAACTAGATTCCAatagctgcagctgctctgggagcagaacAGCAAGAGCTTTTGCAGCcatcaggcactggagctggttagaaaaggcttCACTGCAAATGCTCACTGCTGCTCTCCTTCCACTCCCAGACCTGTGGTGGATTCACAAACGGGTTTTCTATGACGAGAGTTTTCATCATGTTCATCTATCCTGGAGGGGCTGGCAGCTCGCTGTGCTATGGGAGATCAGGGGAGAGGGCTACGTGCTTGGTGTCACTGCCCTTTTCCTGATCTCTTAGCAGCAGGGAAGTCACTGGAGCTGAGGTCTGCTGCAGATACGGGAGCACTCCTCGCCTGTAGGGAGAGAGGTGCGGAGAGAAAGCTGAGGAGCTTCAAGATTAGATGGATTGTGTTGTGACAACTTTTGTGTTGTGACACCCACTTGCCAGCTGCATGCAGTGAGTCATTGTAAAAGGGACATCAGTCCAGACACAGGCTAAGAGTTAGGGAAATTGAAAGTGAATGCTGCCTCTGACTTCACCCCCTCCATCTGCCTTTGTTTCAGGTTCTTGGGAGCTCAGGCAAACTCTACACCTGCTATAGTTCCTGCCACTTCTGCACATGTCCTGCTTTTGGGTTCTCTGTATTGCAGAAGAGTGAGAGCCTTCTGGTAAGTTGTCTGCCTTAACTTGGGGCTGGGacagggagcagaggagaagCTGTGCTCTGCTCATTGAACCTGAGCAGCCTGAAGTTTCCAAGGAGTAAATGCATGAGTGTTGAGTTGGCCATGCAGGCTCTGCCTGACCCACTGCATCATCCGCCCGCTGGGAGTCATGGTATTTGGGTGGAGCTCAGCTTTACAAGGGCTAGAGAGGGCTTTTGTTCTTACTTAGGCATTACTGTTCTGACTTTCCAGAGATGAATAATCCCTGCTCTCTTGGAATGAGGGCTACTGCTACTAATGGGATTGCCACATGGGGTGTGGCTGATGTTCACCTGGTGCCAGTGAGGAAGAGCTCAGGGTAACCAATTGATCTGCAATTGTGGGGAGAACATCAGAGGCCAGTAACACTTTGTTGTGTGTCAGATTCCTGTATTATGTTATCCTGATGGCAGAACTGACCAGAGCCAACTGGAGcaccagcctgtgccagggcttggTGTGCCAAGAGAGAACCACGTTCCTGGGAGGGGTAAGCACTTCATTAGCCCAGGATGGATTTTTGTAGCTTCCAGATAGGGCATTGACATTCCTGCGTAGCTCCTGCTGTTAACTTGGCTGTGCTATTATTTGCTATTATTTGCAGTGCAAACATATACTTGCTGTCTACCTCAGTCAGGCCATGGGAGCCTGCCAGGAGCTAACAGTGTCTGAGGAGCAGCTCATAAACATCTTACTGGCTGATGAAGAGGATGAAGGATGAAGGATTTGTATCACGTGTGGATGTGCTTTCTGTGTACCCTCCCAGCTGTATTGCTGGCTATTTTTGTATGTACAAGGCTGTCAAATATTCATCATGGCTGGTAGGtttcttcctgtgctgcagccaAGTGTGACATTAATTAGCATTAGAATTGATAGATTAATTAATAAATGTTAAGAAGCCTATGTTGACTTCAGCTTCATTTCTTTAGGCTATTCTTGGGGTATTTGAAGATGGCTGAACTAATCTGTAATATTAAACTAATCTGTAATATTATATGCTTGTGATGTGGGGATACAAACAGCCTGTTTTTTTACAGCTACAATTTCTGTAGCTGCAATTTCTGATTCATCACTGTCAAACCTGTACCAAGAATTAGGGCAAGGATTCCTCAGCATCTTGAGACTGGTGTTTCTGTTGTGCTTACTCTACTACATGATCTTTGGAAGCATCACCATGGTAGCTGTGCTTTTCAGTAGACCCATTTCAGACAAGTCGAGCACCTCATGCTGGCAGGCAAGGCAAGGCTGTCCACACCAGACACGGGGGAAAGGAGACTTCTGCTCCCCTGTTCTGCACAGCAGCCAGTGCTCTGGGAAGCAGCTCCTTCAACCTCTGTGCATCCCTGCCAGTGCTCCAAGATTGAGCCTGTCTTGGAGTACTGGGTGGCCTCATATGACACGTGTGAACGCAACACAGCAAGAAATGATGGGGCAGAGGCTGAGCCAGGTTGTGTAGGTGGTAAATTAAGCATTCTGTATGTAAATAACAGTTACTGCAAATACAAAATCTGAGCAACACGAGGAAAACACATCATCCTATGTACATAAGAGCAGTAAGGAATGAAAGCTGAATAGCTACAGCTGCGCTCGCTACAGAAATTCCTCTGCCATTTTAACTTCACATTTTTATAGATACcttcagagctttttttttttttttggagaggggaaagggaggtgttctgtttttattttgccttgAACTGTCTTTGGCTCAGATCCACAAAGGCACTTAATGTGCCTAAAGCCCTTGGTGACCCAGGCCATAGTTGCTAACGGCTAACAACCCAAGGGCAAGTTCATACAAAGGCTGCATCACAAGTGTCTGCAGGAATTCTGGCTCATAGGAGGTGTAGGAAAGGTAGCAGTGatggctgctgagctgcagtgcaAGTTGTCACATACAAGAAGTGTTCTGGGACATCTCTCTCCgtgttgcagtgctgtgtgtttcAGTCTGTCCATGCTGTCCAGAGCTTGCTTCATTTTCAGCCAGCAGGAAGGGAGATCACATTCTTTGTTGTAAGGATAAATGTGGCTTGCAACTGCTTTGCAACACTGCCAGACCTGCAGGTGAAACCCTGCTTGTTTCCAGCCATGATTAACGGAACCCAGCCAAAGATCATACAGAAGGGAAGGATTGAAAGGAGGAGAGAGTCAAACCCTGCCCAAATGGCAAGAGGTGGCTACATGTGTTAGCTGGACTATGACCAAGACAGATGCAGCAAAGATGAATGGGGCTGTTAAAGGAGAAACACTTGGGACAGTAACTTTAACTGTTCAGCTTCTTCTTGGAAATGCCAGTATCCGAGATACTGAGCTGTAGCTAAATTTGGACATTGCATAAACATGTACAAACCCATTCAGAGCCTACTGGTGATTCACCCAGGTTTGAGGCTGGCTCTTACAGCTGAGCTGTGACACACACAGCAGGAAAATCCATCACTACCAGTGAGCTGTTCCCTGGCTGCATGGTGGGCCCAAGCCACACCTGCAGCGCTGCCTGGTCACTCCAGCTGGCACAGCACATGCTGCCGGAACAGGAGCTCTTCACATCAGCTTTTCAGCTGATTTTACACCACATTTGTCATTATATACACCAGAGAAATGGAACTCTTGGGGTCTTCTATTACTCCCCTTTTAGTGcaatgcagttaaaaaaaaaaaaaatagaaagccGATTTCTATATGATTCAAGTACAATTTATCAGGGACAGACTGCTCCAGGCATCACAGTCTGCCCACTGGACTTGTTCTTCAGGAGCTGGCTGTGTTTAAACTTCCTTCCCTGCTCTGAAAGTCCTGCTCACTCTCTCTGTCTCCCCGCATGAGTTACCACTGAAAACCCCATCTCATACACACCCTTGCACTTCTCACTGGTTGCATGGTGAAGCTGCTGGAGACAGACATGTCCACTTTACCACACAGGGACCTTCAGGCCAGAGTCCTGTTTGTGAAACAAAGGCCATGCCAGAAACATTTACAGCACGTGCCACCGTGCGTCTGGAGAAGCAGAGCATTCAGAAATGAACTTGCTGTTCTACCTTTGTCTAGTTTTACATGTCACAGTTACATATTAAATCAGGTGCAGTAATCACTGAGCTGTGGTTGCAGAGAGTTAGGAACCTGCAGTACCAATTTACACTGTTGAGTGGGCTTTGTACTTAGGTCAGGCCAGGACTCCTGGCTGACTGCCGAGGCTGCAAGGTGAGCTTCAGCCCCAAGAGCTTGCTGAAAATCAAGTCACAAGGCAAGGCATTCTAGCTTCCCAAATGAATTAGCTCCCCTATAGCCTCTTTTGCTAACAGTGAAGGTCAGGATTAAAAAATGGAATACAAAAATAAGAATCAccattagaaaacaaagcactcacagcttctggGGGTTACTGGGCTACAGAGGAGCCTCAACAGGACCAAGCTTCAGGAATCAGGCGAGCTGCAGCATCCAGCTATCACAGCTAAACCCAGCA
The Lathamus discolor isolate bLatDis1 chromosome 14, bLatDis1.hap1, whole genome shotgun sequence genome window above contains:
- the ZSWIM7 gene encoding zinc finger SWIM domain-containing protein 7 isoform X1; this encodes MCGSASRGAKGACRYGDVASWRCGYSQEARADEMDSTLPAVAEELLKEIKKAFKETSHVPDDLLLGLKFIFGPCAVPALDLVDQRSVTRVTSPSGRTAYQVLGSSGKLYTCYSSCHFCTCPAFGFSVLQKSESLLIPVLCYPDGRTDQSQLEHQPVPGLGVPRENHVPGRGKHFISPGWIFVASR
- the ZSWIM7 gene encoding zinc finger SWIM domain-containing protein 7 isoform X2; protein product: MCGSASRGAKGACRYGDVASWRCGYSQEARADEMDSTLPAVAEELLKEIKKAFKETSHVPDDLLLGLKFIFGPCAVPALDLVDQRSVTRVTSPSGRTAYQVLGSSGKLYTCYSSCHFCTCPAFGFSVLQKSESLLCKHILAVYLSQAMGACQELTVSEEQLINILLADEEDEG
- the ZSWIM7 gene encoding zinc finger SWIM domain-containing protein 7 isoform X3 — encoded protein: MDSTLPAVAEELLKEIKKAFKETSHVPDDLLLGLKFIFGPCAVPALDLVDQRSVTRVTSPSGRTAYQVLGSSGKLYTCYSSCHFCTCPAFGFSVLQKSESLLIPVLCYPDGRTDQSQLEHQPVPGLGVPRENHVPGRGKHFISPGWIFVASR